Proteins co-encoded in one Bacillus paramycoides genomic window:
- a CDS encoding spore coat protein — protein sequence MNEKDMVNDYLAGLNASLTSYANYIAQSDNEQLHQTLIQIRNQDEMRQRNMYEYAKQKSYYKPAAPANPMIVQQLKSQLSAE from the coding sequence ATGAATGAAAAAGATATGGTAAATGATTATTTAGCAGGATTAAATGCAAGTTTAACAAGTTATGCAAATTATATTGCTCAGTCTGATAATGAACAATTACACCAAACGTTAATCCAAATTCGTAATCAAGATGAAATGCGCCAACGTAATATGTACGAGTACGCAAAGCAAAAGAGTTACTACAAGCCGGCAGCACCTGCGAATCCAATGATTGTCCAGCAATTAAAAAGCCAATTAAGTGCGGAATAA